A single region of the Pseudorhodoplanes sp. genome encodes:
- a CDS encoding Gfo/Idh/MocA family oxidoreductase codes for MTSQPKGGPGRPLRVGVIGVGIMGANHARVFAGLPDVQLVAVADPVQAQRDLVTRVLGTPAVESADELLGLDIDAVTIAAPTHLHHQMALKCIARGLHVLVEKPIASNVDEGREIITAARKAGVTLMVGHVERFNPAVKAIKDALTKEEILSVAITRVGPFPPRMSNVGVVIDLAVHDIDLIQYFTDSDIVDVQPQVSSAVAEREDIALLQFRTASGVLAHINTNWLTPFKARTVHVATRKKYLIGDLLTRQVTECFGFQPDGSYSMRHLSVGHDEPLRAELMGFVKAVREGKTPPVTGEQGVTSLGIAMRCLEGRQQSNVVPQRTLRAAG; via the coding sequence ATGACTTCACAGCCTAAAGGCGGCCCGGGGCGGCCGCTGCGCGTCGGCGTCATCGGCGTCGGCATCATGGGGGCAAACCACGCCCGGGTCTTCGCGGGTCTGCCGGACGTGCAGCTCGTGGCGGTGGCCGATCCCGTCCAGGCGCAGCGCGATCTCGTCACGCGCGTGCTCGGCACGCCGGCGGTCGAGAGCGCCGACGAATTGCTTGGCCTCGACATCGACGCCGTCACCATCGCGGCACCCACGCATCTGCACCACCAGATGGCGCTGAAATGCATCGCCCGCGGCCTGCATGTGCTGGTGGAAAAGCCGATTGCCTCCAATGTCGACGAGGGTCGGGAAATCATCACCGCCGCACGCAAGGCCGGCGTCACGCTGATGGTCGGCCATGTCGAGCGCTTCAATCCCGCCGTCAAGGCGATCAAGGATGCGCTCACCAAAGAGGAAATTCTCTCCGTCGCCATCACCCGCGTCGGTCCGTTCCCGCCGCGCATGTCGAATGTCGGCGTGGTGATCGATCTCGCCGTGCACGACATCGATCTCATTCAGTATTTCACCGATTCCGACATCGTCGACGTGCAGCCGCAGGTCTCGAGCGCGGTCGCCGAGCGCGAGGATATCGCGCTGCTGCAATTCCGCACCGCCTCCGGCGTGCTCGCGCATATCAACACCAACTGGCTGACGCCGTTCAAGGCGCGCACCGTCCATGTTGCGACCCGCAAGAAATATCTGATCGGCGATCTGCTCACCCGGCAGGTGACGGAATGCTTCGGTTTTCAGCCCGACGGCAGCTATTCGATGCGCCATCTCTCGGTCGGCCACGACGAGCCGTTGCGCGCGGAATTGATGGGATTCGTGAAAGCCGTGCGTGAAGGCAAAACCCCGCCGGTGACCGGCGAGCAGGGCGTCACCAGTCTTGGCATCGCCATGCGCTGCCTCGAAGGCCGCCAGCAATCGAATGTCGTGCCGCAGCGGACGCTCCGCGCCGCCGGCTGA
- a CDS encoding transaldolase family protein encodes MAITLDTLKVKLFTDGADKAQIVEMAKNKWIAGFTTNPSLLKKAGVKDYEAYAREVVAAVPDRHISFEVFSDDIPEMVAQARVITTWGPNVFVKLPVMTTRKEPLFDAVRSLSQDGVKINLTAIFTADDAHRGVEALSGGAQACVSVFAGRLADLGIDYQPLVTDTVTRARKTANVEVIWASTREVYNVVEADRMGCHIITAPADVLKKLPALGTKTGADLTLDAVKAFREDALAAGLTLDLPGAVRAAE; translated from the coding sequence ATGGCGATCACGCTCGACACCCTGAAGGTCAAACTTTTCACCGACGGCGCCGACAAGGCGCAGATCGTCGAGATGGCGAAGAATAAATGGATCGCCGGCTTCACCACCAATCCCTCGCTGCTGAAAAAGGCGGGCGTGAAGGACTATGAGGCCTATGCGCGCGAGGTGGTGGCCGCGGTGCCCGACCGGCATATTTCCTTTGAAGTGTTCTCCGACGACATCCCGGAGATGGTGGCGCAGGCGCGGGTGATCACCACCTGGGGCCCCAACGTCTTCGTGAAATTGCCGGTCATGACCACCCGCAAGGAGCCCTTGTTCGATGCGGTCCGTTCGCTGTCGCAGGACGGGGTGAAGATCAACCTCACGGCGATCTTCACCGCCGACGATGCCCATCGCGGGGTGGAGGCACTCTCGGGCGGGGCGCAGGCTTGCGTGTCGGTTTTCGCCGGCCGGCTCGCCGATCTTGGCATCGACTATCAGCCGCTGGTCACCGACACCGTCACCCGCGCCCGCAAGACCGCCAATGTCGAGGTGATCTGGGCCTCGACGCGCGAGGTCTACAACGTGGTCGAGGCCGATCGGATGGGCTGCCATATCATCACCGCCCCCGCCGATGTGCTCAAGAAGCTCCCGGCCCTCGGGACCAAGACCGGGGCCGACCTTACCCTCGATGCGGTGAAGGCGTTCCGGGAGGACGCTCTGGCGGCCGGGCTGACCCTCGATCTGCCGGGGGCCGTGCGGGCCGCGGAATAG
- a CDS encoding mannose-1-phosphate guanylyltransferase/mannose-6-phosphate isomerase → MSMRDPIIPLIMCGGAGTRLWPSSREGRPKQFLPLLGLTSTFQETMKRLSDPAVFGRPIVITNNQYRFIVAEQLAEIGVEADILLEPTRRDSGPAIAAGAAFARKRDGDPVMMALAADHIVSDASAFVAACRTAAQSAAAGYIVTFGARPDRPATEYGYIRPGSAIAEDVFAVETFVEKPDLTTAETYIGQGYLWNSGNFVFRASMLLDEYRNVDAESVAAVETAVREAGSDLGFVTLNTAAFSGAKATSIDYAVMEKTKRAAVVPVSYGWSDVGSWHAVWELSQKDALGNASQGPAVFVDSRNSYVSSEKPLVALFGAENLVVVASEDAVLIANSEHTAEMKKLVQKLKEVAPSVTVDHIRMHRPWGNYQSLDIGGRYQVKRIVVKKGGRLSLQYHNHRAEHWVVVRGTARVTIGDQVKTLHENESIYIPIGTPHRLENPGKIDLELIEVQTGSYLGEDDIIRIEDDYRRS, encoded by the coding sequence ATGAGTATGCGTGACCCCATCATCCCCCTCATCATGTGCGGCGGCGCCGGCACGCGGCTGTGGCCGTCCTCGCGCGAGGGGCGTCCCAAGCAGTTCCTGCCGCTGCTCGGGCTGACATCGACCTTTCAGGAGACGATGAAGCGTCTTTCCGATCCGGCCGTCTTCGGCCGGCCGATCGTGATCACCAACAACCAATATCGCTTCATCGTCGCCGAACAGCTCGCCGAGATCGGCGTCGAGGCTGACATTCTGCTCGAGCCCACACGGCGCGATTCCGGCCCGGCCATCGCCGCGGGCGCCGCTTTCGCGCGCAAGCGGGACGGCGACCCGGTCATGATGGCGCTTGCCGCCGATCATATCGTCTCTGACGCTTCCGCCTTCGTTGCCGCCTGCCGGACTGCTGCGCAGTCCGCGGCGGCGGGATATATTGTCACCTTCGGCGCCCGCCCTGATCGTCCGGCGACCGAATATGGCTATATCCGTCCTGGCTCTGCCATTGCCGAGGATGTTTTTGCCGTCGAGACCTTCGTTGAGAAGCCTGATCTGACAACCGCCGAGACTTACATCGGGCAAGGCTATCTTTGGAATTCCGGCAATTTCGTCTTTCGCGCTTCAATGCTGCTCGACGAATATCGCAATGTCGATGCCGAATCCGTCGCCGCCGTTGAGACCGCGGTGCGCGAGGCCGGCTCCGATCTTGGCTTCGTCACGCTGAACACCGCCGCCTTCAGCGGCGCCAAGGCCACCTCCATTGACTATGCGGTGATGGAAAAAACGAAACGTGCCGCCGTGGTGCCGGTCTCCTATGGCTGGTCGGATGTCGGCTCCTGGCACGCGGTCTGGGAACTGTCGCAGAAAGATGCGCTCGGCAATGCGTCGCAGGGCCCGGCGGTCTTCGTCGACAGCCGCAACTCATACGTCTCCTCCGAAAAACCGCTGGTCGCGCTGTTCGGGGCGGAGAATCTCGTGGTCGTCGCCAGCGAGGACGCGGTGCTCATCGCCAATAGCGAACACACCGCCGAGATGAAGAAGCTCGTGCAAAAGCTGAAGGAAGTCGCGCCGAGCGTCACCGTCGACCATATCCGCATGCACCGGCCCTGGGGCAATTATCAGTCGCTCGACATTGGCGGCCGCTACCAGGTCAAGCGCATTGTGGTGAAGAAGGGTGGGCGGCTCTCGCTGCAATATCACAACCACCGCGCCGAGCATTGGGTGGTGGTGCGTGGCACCGCCAGGGTCACCATCGGCGATCAGGTCAAGACGCTGCACGAGAACGAGTCGATCTATATCCCGATCGGCACGCCGCACCGGCTGGAAAATCCCGGCAAGATTGACCTCGAACTGATCGAGGTACAGACCGGCAGCTATCTTGGCGAGGATGACATCATCCGCATCGAGGATGACTATCGCCGGTCCTAG
- a CDS encoding UDP-glucose/GDP-mannose dehydrogenase family protein — translation MHVAMIGAGYVGLVSGACFADFGHQVTCIDADPKKIAALRRGDIPIYEPELDDLVARNLSAGRLSFTADLSELQQNPDVILLAVGTPSRRGDGHADLSYVYEAARQIAPVLHGFTVVVTKSTVPVGTGDEIERILRELRPDADFAVVSNPEFLREGAAIRDFKHPDRIVIGTDDERARKVMSELYRPLYLNASPIFFTSRRNAELIKYAANAFLAVKISFINEIADLCEQAGADVRQIARGIGMDNRIGSKFLHAGPGFGGSCFPKDLQALIKTGHDHGVPLRIVEAAAAVNDIRKRAMARKVSAALEGSVRGRRIAILGLTFKPNTDDMREAPSISLIRALQDMGADIRAYDPAGGHQAKDLLENVTFCDNEYSCAENADVVVIVTEWEQFRALDLGRLKSVLRQPLLVDLRNIYPADEVSRQGLKYIGVGRGDAS, via the coding sequence ATGCATGTTGCAATGATAGGGGCGGGTTATGTCGGCTTGGTCTCCGGCGCCTGCTTTGCCGATTTCGGCCATCAGGTGACGTGCATCGACGCCGATCCGAAAAAGATTGCAGCGCTCCGCCGCGGGGACATCCCAATTTACGAGCCAGAACTGGATGATCTCGTCGCGCGCAACTTGTCCGCCGGGCGCCTCTCATTCACCGCTGACCTTTCGGAGCTCCAGCAAAACCCCGACGTGATACTGCTCGCGGTTGGAACGCCGTCTCGTCGCGGCGATGGACATGCGGACCTGAGCTATGTGTATGAAGCTGCCCGCCAGATCGCGCCGGTTCTGCACGGCTTTACGGTTGTCGTCACCAAGTCGACGGTCCCTGTCGGGACGGGAGACGAGATCGAGCGCATTCTTCGCGAATTGCGCCCTGATGCCGATTTCGCTGTTGTCTCCAATCCGGAATTCTTGCGGGAGGGCGCGGCCATCCGTGATTTCAAGCATCCCGACCGCATTGTCATCGGAACCGATGACGAGCGCGCGCGCAAGGTGATGTCGGAGCTTTATAGGCCGCTTTATCTGAACGCTTCGCCGATTTTCTTTACCAGCCGCCGCAACGCCGAGCTCATCAAATATGCTGCCAACGCGTTTCTTGCCGTCAAAATCTCCTTCATCAACGAGATCGCCGACCTCTGTGAGCAGGCGGGGGCCGACGTCCGGCAGATCGCGCGCGGCATCGGCATGGACAATCGCATCGGCTCCAAATTTTTACATGCCGGCCCTGGATTTGGCGGGTCTTGCTTTCCCAAGGACCTGCAGGCGTTGATCAAGACGGGGCATGACCACGGAGTGCCGCTGCGTATTGTGGAGGCGGCCGCGGCCGTGAACGACATCCGCAAGCGCGCCATGGCGCGCAAGGTCAGCGCAGCGCTGGAGGGCTCGGTCCGCGGGCGAAGGATCGCCATCCTGGGATTGACCTTCAAGCCCAATACCGATGACATGCGCGAGGCGCCGTCGATTTCCCTGATCAGAGCCCTTCAGGACATGGGCGCCGACATCAGGGCTTACGATCCCGCCGGCGGGCATCAGGCCAAGGATCTGCTGGAGAATGTGACTTTCTGCGACAATGAATATTCCTGTGCCGAGAATGCGGATGTCGTGGTGATTGTGACGGAGTGGGAGCAGTTTCGCGCGCTTGACCTGGGCAGGCTGAAGTCGGTGTTGAGGCAGCCTCTTCTGGTCGATTTGCGCAATATTTATCCGGCCGATGAGGTTTCGAGGCAGGGATTGAAGTATATTGGCGTCGGTCGGGGCGATGCCTCCTGA